The Candidatus Nanosynbacter sp. HMT-352 region ACGTTGGAAAGTCATCTGAACTGGTGCAGTGTATTGAAAGCCTTCCAGAGGATATCCCAGCAAACGATCCGAGAGTTGATTTGATTGTGAAGAGTTTGTTTGAGATTGACGCTCATCCAATAGCGAAGCCAGTTTCACTACGTGATTTAAATGAATTAATTAAAGATAATATTGCCAGTGAAACGAAAATATCTATATATGAGGGTGAGTGGCCTGATATGAGAGCGATTTCGGGATCTGATATTCCGTTGCCGGTTGAATTATTTGTGGCTGCACCGATGATTAAAGATTGGCGAGAAGGGCGAGTGTCGGAATCGAAAGGTGGAAAAAGTAGCCGCGATATTATTAGACAATACGCAGAAATGGATCCGAAAACTAGTCCTCCAATACGCAGTGTAGATGTTGTCATAGACTCTGACGGCGGAGTATTTTTGACTTTGCAAGGTGACGGCGCTCACCGCTTATGTGCCGCAAAGATGCGGGGAGACCATGAAATATTATGTCGCGAGATAAGTATTGTCAGATTGAACTAGTGTAAAATAAAACCGCCCAGTGATTTGAGCGGTTTTTGAGTTGTCGGACTAATTTGTTAGATTATTTAGTCTTTTTATCTGATTTTGGAGAATCAGTTTTAGCTGCTTTTTTAGCGTTAGCTTTCTTTGCTTTGTTTGCCAAAGCTGCTTTACGAGCTTCAGCGGCTGCTTGACGAGCCTTAAAGCGATCAACACGACCTTCGGTGTCGATAATCTTTTCCTCACCAGTAAAGAATGGGTGTGAAGCTGATGAAATGTGAACCTTAACTAATGGATATTCGTTGCCGTCTTCCCATTTGATGGTTTCGGTTGTTTGCGCTGTCGACTGAGTCAAGAACGCGAAGCCCGCTTGTTCGTCGCTAAATACGACAGGGCGATAGTTCTGTGGGTGAATACTGCTTTTCATAACCTTGGTATTTTAACAGAAAACCGCAGGCATTGCAATATTTATCGAAAGGGTGTGCGGACATATTGACGTATCTGTAAAAAGTAGCGCATAATTATAGATGAGATACGCTAATTTAAGAGGAGTATGTGTTATGGAAAATGGCTCTTTGATATATGATAAGAGTAAGTGTACTGGCTTGTTGAGCCGTTTAGCGGGAGAAGCTTTTCGTCGCTCTAAGGAATTGGCAATAGCAAAAGAGTTAGGGGCGATATTAGAAAATCCCGATAAAACCGAATCTTTTGAGCTATATAATTCGGGGGAGTCAGAGCGTATGCTGGCGCTAGTTGGCGAGGAGTTTGGGATTGGAGTTATGCAGACACCGGGTAAGCCTAAGGAAGTAACTGCAAAATTATTTAATCCGCACGAAGTAATTCAGGATTCATACAGGGAGATGCCGCTGGACGTTCATACTTCGGTCGTAGCCTTTGACGGATATATAGAAGATGGGGGCCGTTTGGGAGAGAAAGTCGCATTGTTATTCTTTAAGCTATCGGCAAACGTAACTGGCGAACCAACTCCGCCTATGACCATGGAAGATTTTAGCCGTAAGACTAGTACTTATGGTGCTGTCGTTTCAGGTAATGGAATTGAATACTTTGAGTTCATTAAGTGCTGCGATATTAAAAGGGTGTCTTCTATAAATTCGCCTCTAGATACTAGTTTAGAAAAAAAAGAACTTAAAGAGGAATTGGAAAAATTTATTAAGTCTCGTCAAGAGGTAGTTGCTCCTGATGAAGAATAGTGGTATAATTGCCAAGTAACTAATTTTAATGACACAATCCGCTCCACACTCCAAATCGTGGGCGGATGAGGCAA contains the following coding sequences:
- a CDS encoding type B 50S ribosomal protein L31, which translates into the protein MKSSIHPQNYRPVVFSDEQAGFAFLTQSTAQTTETIKWEDGNEYPLVKVHISSASHPFFTGEEKIIDTEGRVDRFKARQAAAEARKAALANKAKKANAKKAAKTDSPKSDKKTK